GGAACATATCACCACTAATTATGTAGACATCCAGTCTGTGCTGGTGGTTAATGTAGTTGATTGCAACTATAACTCTGTGGGACCCTTTTCCTCAAAGATCCAGTCCCACAATGCCAGCATATACCATCAAATGTAAGGTTTATAGCATCAGGAGAACACCGTGGCTATGTCTGAAATCCCTCCATTTACACTccagtttttattgttaaacgCCATGTTATTCCAGTGTATGAATTCTGAgtgggaagaaaacaaaaagtcttttAATGTTATGAAAGTGTGTACAGTGTGACATGTAAAGGCTTTTCTGCCaacaatcccacaatgcaatgtgtCACATTGTATAGATGCAAAAATTACAGTTGTGTGACAACGCACTTGTTAGTGATTATGCAAAATGATGCTGACTCATATGTGTTGGAATCTCAATGTATTGTTCATTATAGAGTAAACTATTGATTGTCTGTGTTATGGGGAGATGTGATTGAGGGAGATTTCAGACAATCCCATGACTGAGTGGTAAAGCTAGAGTAGAATTACAATAAGTTGCAGTTTATTCTAATGGTCACTATATGCTGGCTTTGAAGACATCTGAATGGCAGTATAAAAACAGACAGTGGAAAACAGGCAAAGAAAACACCAATCCAACTCCAGGATACTGAATACCAAGGGCTGAAAGCAACTACATGGCACCAAATGGGTTCGGTCACTTTTTCTTGGATTGGCTGaattttcaacaaacaaatttggaaaaatgtcTACAGTTACACAAACATATCAATGGCTTTAGGTAAATTGAAATATCCTTTAACTTTTCTCTTAAATTGcttcattatttttgttgtccCTGCAAGAGTAAGACGTTCCACAGAAACGGGGACAGTGAAACTCACTAAGCAGCTGTGTAATCAGAACaagtggtgctgctgctgctgtctgagcACTTAACGACCAGCCTCAACAACAGTAGCAGCATCACTGGCCAATAGGTTGGGTTCGGGCCGAGTTAATTGATAGCAGTGCATTTTCTTAGCAGTGGACCAGGGCAGGATTCAGGGCAAGAGTCAGTATCTTAGCCAAAACTATGTCTTTTCCTTCATTAATTATTCTTAGAACAGGTCAGTGGATGTCAAAAGTAGACCAGGCCAGATGGACACAATCACTCATAGAACATTCACAATTATTGTGGACATTATAGACATGCCACCCttatgaaaaaaagatgaaaatcaACTAACTGTTCTCATGATATAGTCATCTCTATATATTAAAGATTAGCTGTGTTACCTCAATAAACAAGTCAAATGTTCTTTAACAATTCAAGTGACAAATGAAGCTAAGcttaaattctttcaggaaacTGAAAGGATCAAACTGATTAGCTGTTTTGAGGCTTTACTTTCAGTTAATCCTATCAGTATCGGCTATGTGTTCCCAAGCCAATCACGGCGGGACATCCCTGCTTTAAATCGGTTCTTTCCTCTGCagctgtcagttgtcatttcaggaaGAGTGCGACCCTCCTCCTTCCCTTTGTCCTCCAGTAATCTTGGCACACAGCAACTTGGGTCTTTTCCTGCTGTCTGATCCGACGGTTCCTTCATTCCAGTCTTCATGCTCCTGAACttcaccaccagtgtctagactccatcggggGGGATATGTCTGGGTTTTcctaaccctttaaaacatatttaatccgatggagtctaatctccaaagactttgtacgTTTCATATTGTTGAAAAATTCATATTGTTCATATGTAGCTTACAAATAAAGTTTTGCATATTTGCAACAAATTCTCTTCTGATTGAAATGCACTTATAAACACTACAGGGAACTGTGCTGCATTCGTAGCTTCTGTTTTCTCGTCAGGTCAGGCTGTGTGGGTGTTCAAGAGGAACTTGTTTACTGTTGTTGGTGTTTGTCGTCTGTCTTATAAGGATCAATATATCTTTTATGTGTAATAGGTTAATTGGattgaaaatatacatattgtTAAAGGATACTtgtataaataacattgtatgATAGGAATAGTATACATCATCATGTCTAGTCTGTTGATTTTTGTAACTCTTATCCTTGCACAAACACTAACTGACAAAAAGTCAGTGAAACCTTGCTAAAATTTCTTGTCTTATTTTCTTGTgatgtacaaaaaaatgtaaagtgttttaATGTAGATGACTGAAGAAGAACAGTGGCCAAGGATTCGTGAAAAGTTATGGCAGTGCACCATATTCACATCCATAGTCCCTGTTACACTGAACATCTACGGTTAAGCGTTGTATGACCATACATGACTGTCTGACTTCACTCAGCACAGCTGAGAAGCCCCTGACCAGCAGACCTCAATGTGGGCGGAGTAAAACGGCCCCTCACCGTAAAACAGCCTCCAGCATTTGAACATGTCATTTCATCGTAATATCAGAGTGAAATCAGCGGTATGCACCCACGTTTCGGACAGCCCttttcaaacaataaataataaaagtaagtGTGACTTCTATAGTTGCTTAGTgttcaaaaacagtttaaaaaagctGGTTATGTCAATTTTAATGCACAAGTTGAGCGGGCTGAGGTTCGGATTGGATGCCTATAGCtcccttctttaactgtctatgtctCCAAGTAGCGTCTGCTATGTAAAACAAGACGCACACTAGAAGCGTGTAAACTATTTCCATTGAAGGACAATGGTACCGTCGTTGTGTGCATGGACGGTCTCTGAATCATCTGCAACCGGGAGATGAAGGAGAGCTCAGATCCACAACACCTAGCACATTTTTGTCTCTCCCACCCCAGGATTAGTGCGGCTAACGCGACCAGTACAGGTGCCAGTGCCACTGACTCGCGTGTGGATGACAGCCTGTAGATCTATCTGCAGTGTAGATCTGTCTGCAGTGAATTTCcttttgttaaacatgtttataacatgaattattacagtaaagtaacaGCTTGTCTCAGTAGGAAATACATTGAGTGTTGTTTTACTTCGCAGACGTTATGTGTTGATTCAAACTGTTGGGTAGTGTGGTTGaaagattaaaacaaataaacatacatgtaaaaatattctGCCTCATGTAATGAGCAGTTATATTTAAACTAATGTAATAATATCAGATCACATTTGGTGGTATATGCACTGTAATAACACTTATCCaattacaagaaaaacaaattaatggATAGGCAGTATTTTGTGAGCTTGTAAccatgaatatttttttaatatatagaGACACATTACAATCATACGTGGGAATGACCTCCCCAAATCCAGCAGCTACCTGTTATGTCCGTTCTGCAAGTACAGGGCATCTTCTAAATTTCAAGTGGACTACCACATTAAGGGTCAGGCCTCGGTCAGGCACAAAGGTAGTACTTTTGAAATGTAGTTATTGAAGACActttttattaatgaattaCTGACATTTACCCCTAAGTTATAGTGTaatgtatttcattacattttataattttacctCTTTCAGAGGTCACAATCATCAAATGTGGATTGGGTTGTCGAAACACAACTCACTTTCACTGCTTGTATTGCCAAGTAACAAAAATTAACAGGGCTCAATTTCTGAAGCGCCTCATGGATCTCAAGATTGTCTAATGGCTCCTAATCAGCCCACCATGGCCCCTCCAGATCCTCCACAGGCCACTGTCACCCCTCCAGATCCTCCATAGGCCACTGTCACCCCTCCAAATCATCCAAAGGCCACTGTCACCCCTCCAGATCCTCCACAGGCCCCCAAACAGACAACCCTGGCCCCTGAAGACCCTCAACAAGCCAAAGGTGTCATACTATTCTAGGCTTGGAAGGGTTGTGGTAGCATACAACAGTAAGCAGAAACGCTGGCATTGCCCATGTTCAAAAGCTATAGGCATTCTTCTCTCCACAAATCAGCTGGAAAATGGCACCTTTTTTAACACAAAGGGAGCTGTTGAAAAGGGTTAAATCCACAgaacaaaaaagcatttcacCACATCCCACCACAGACCAAACAGACACAAGTGAAATGAAGGAAGGGTCTTATCCATCTAATGACCAAGGTGTAGCAAAAATGCTAAATTACCTTCTATCCCATAACACGTTACCTGCTGTACTCCCCAAGGCTGGCATCGAACAGTCAAGAGATGGAAAGCAACTGGGTACCTTGCTGAAGCACCTGATACCAAAGGAGTTCAGATGCAAGAAGTGTGATGACATACTCACTGACCCTGTACTCATCACGTCAAAAGGGAGGATTCTGATGACCACAGGCATAGTAGAAGGTGAGTGGTTTGAATGTTTGATTGtttctacatttttacattgttgtcaTACAGTAAggtttccccccaaaaaaaagaaaaggaaaaaatgtattactctTCAAAGGCATGCTTGCAATTTTGCAAcacctttttgttaaattttctTATCGGGCATTTCAACCTACAGCAAATCATGTGTAAAGTGTGCCATGTTCTACAGCTACCAGGAGTCTGATGAAGGTCTCCACAACTTTGATGACCATATAATCCTGTCCGTGCATTTATGTCTCACAATAAGAAATGCATTACAGGTGAGaacttaaaaatgtgaaagtaGATTGGGATTGATGAAATATTTGTTACActacatgacacacacacacacacacgtacacacacacacacacacacacacacacattaacaagcCTGTTTGTTCATATCCTTCTCAGACAAGATATTGTAATTTTGAACAGCAATTAAATGTGACAAGAAATGTGTGTATCGGAGGAAATACTGGACAATGTGCTTAGTCTGCACTTAATGCATAATTTCTGGAATcctcaaatgtcaaaatagaTTTCAGAATGTCATGTCTATCAAAagattatgtatatttttattagaTTAATATTGCTTTTCCGCTCATTTTCACAaagacacactgctgtcagCAGAGTTGTTGAAATAATTGAGGCAACTGAGGGAGTGTCCTTCCCAAACAAGGAAAGGGTTCTTCAAGGGCATCTCCATTTCGAGGCCCTTACTGAACATAACTACAATTTTGCTTGTGTGTCATGTGGATACAGCCCAGCTGTTGCTGTGATGGACCTACATTAGAAAGGTGTTTTCAATATGCCATGTAAGTTTGACAAGTTTATTGTTCTCATAATTCATAGAACTAAATATTCTATCATAACTCCTCTCTCTGAATTATCATGCTGAACAGTCACAGGGTTTCCACGTGtagacatttaaacacaaacctTTCCTTTAACAGTCACTGACATCGAGGGGCCACTATAATGGACAGGTGGACATCAATAAATTCTGGGATGCTGTTGCCACAGAAATGATCAAGAAATGATCAGTCGGGGTTACATGACATGTAAGTCatgcagaaatgtgtttttgagaacaaaatgtaatataagTAAGTGTGTGAATTCACTAAAAGTGGTCCCTAAAATTGCTActtttatacacatatatataacaaTCCTTTTATCGTGCCACCAAGTTACCACCTGTTAGTTACCACTAATCCCTGCCAATCAGTCCCTAAATTTCCCAATTAGATAGTAAATGTCTTGTCGTTTTTCATAGCGAAGGTATTTTGACACACAGATAGCAGCAGGGGAAGAGCAAAGCAGGCTTGTAAACTTCCATTGAACCAGACTAATATAAACTGTGCTAACTCCGCTACAGTGTGGACCGCACCTGGAATGTGGACCAGGTTGACAAACACCTTGAGATGGGAATATCATAGCTATGTTTAAAGTCATTATGTACAAAAATCAAATCATAGGAATACTATAAtggtagttttgttttgtttgtcagaATGTAAATTATTCAAGAAAAAGCCAAACACAATGTCATCAACCTACACACAAATGTGATGTTACAAGATGTCCCTTGACATTAATGACCAATGATTAGAAGAGAGATGACTTGTGCCAAATGTGCTGAACCACAAAACAAACTGCTGCAGTGTTGTATTGAAGCGTTGTATTTAACAACACATGTGGCAAATTTGCAAAATCGGGAGTAgtcatttggaaaaaacattccCAATGGCTCATATTTATTgcattctttaaataaaattactaTAGAGCTAATAATAAAATTCTTTAGACTCAGCTTTAATATCCCAACAGGATATTATCATTTAGGAGTAAAGATTTAGATGGTAACAGTACACATATATTGCAGGAGATTTGCTCTAAACATCTAGCTAGCAGTTCCAGATGTTTTCTAATCAGGTTAATCTAAACCTTTTCAGTTGTATAAACTAGCGCACTGGGTTTGTTCCCTCCTTGAACTCAACCCTGCAAGTTCTTTAAACTGTATTCTTAAAAATATGTAATGACTGTCTTGCATCAGTTATAACAAAAGAAGACCCTATACAGAAAAGAAGTTGAACATAAAACTAAGTAAGAGTGATCCTTCAGTGACCCATATATACTGCTAATGGAAAATAGGTCTGtctacatcagaaaagcagaattgTATTTTGATGAAAGTATCATCTTTATAAGACTTTTGAGAACAGAGGATGAtgtccatgttgtcttccttCTCCACACCTAGAAGGATGGCACCAAACATGCTGCAATCTTCAGATTTTCTTTATGTGGTCATTCAGTTTTCACCATGTGGATAGCTTTCCTGTTAAAGCAAGGCAATttaatgaagacatgaaagatgGCGATGCATCACATACATACCNNNNNNNNNNNNNNNNNNNNNNNNNNNNNNNNNNNNNNNNNNNNNNNNNNNNNNNNNNNNNNNNNNNNNNNNNNNNNNNNNNNNNNNNNNNNNNNNNNNNagagtctctcaaaatctgacgaaaATCTTTTAACCTGACCTTTTGTTGatctaaaatgaagacagatttagCAACTGCTTGGCCTATTTCTCATTGCAAATGTTTTCAAACACAatttggtgaactattttttttaaatatgggaTTGTATTCCAAACAAGCCGCCATGATTGTTTGGTTTTTGTCAGTTTGACTGCCTTTTCTAGCGAAGGTTGGCCGTCGGGTTGCGGTTTTAGCCTTAAATGttaccaaagaaaatcttggtcgactaaAGTCCCgaaatttcaacaaaaaaaacataagattaattaactgtactgtcccgcagtacttgtccgttcaggctatttgcagtattttaaatcttttttgacCCAAttgttttgcactgaaatgccactcgtctgtaggctctgacagcgctgcattaGCGCGCTGTGCATGTCCACGCACGGAGCGGCTGAACATCGGAGCTCGGCTTTGTGGCTGAGACACGAataaactattaatttaaagtgtttactcttaaacacaaaaggcacgtccactttaatatatactgtatatttaaacatatctgtggtcaaCCTCATTGCCTCGCTGTGTtgcattaactctgaaactttctctttgagtccGTCACATTTTGGGTTAGTCCATGCAtgatggtgtggcgtgctggcgctgtatattaacaagttcttataacctcagccctccataacagcaatgggcctgatatcctgagcaataaggtccacaattccttccgtgatattatttttgcgtaaCATCCAGCGTGGCCTGGGGAACGCTACTGTGGTTGTGGGTGGGTGTGCCTATACTTATAAAACGATttttagactatgaaatatgccaattctgatattttcatatagcctacttcaaacagacagggcaacctaacgcagaaaagttagcttaaCGTTTTTAAGTGTcatgccatgtttgtagtcgagctgcaaaaataaaactgttgcatgcaaactttgcattcaacttttttttttgaacaaatCTTCTGACTGACAGCAGTTATGTTGGCTTGTCAAAGTCAAAACCCAACTATAAGAAATGTTCAAAGTTTGTTCCACAAAAACGTTTTGACTATGTTTGTTACATATGAGTTCATGAGTTTAATGGGAATCTAGTCCATCAATCTAGCCAGTTTATACAACGGCTGTTGCCCTGGTTGCTGAACGGGGGCGCTGGGAGAGGTTGCGGTGTCTCGTGGCACTACTTAGGCAACAGCTTTACCCTCTTGTTAAATAAGGTATGTTGATCTGTAACAGCCGAGCCAACAGACTGTATATGATCACAAATCTCAAGTCCCAGAATGAATAGCGGCCTTATTCAGCATGTTATTCTTGACGGCTGTCTCCTTTCCGGCGCTAATGTGTGGAGAAAGGCTTGGACGCCACGTTGTGTCCTCTGCCTCTCGGTTGTGCCTTCTCTAGCACCTTTATGGGATGTAATCCCAGTGCTGCAGGCTCGGGGGGTTTCCCTTTTGAGCCTCTGGCACAAATCTTTCTCAGAATGCCGTTCCTGACGTTGGCTAGCAGAGTGAGTCACTTATGCACGCTGTCAATCTCATCGTCCTGTATTTCTTTTAGAGAGGTTGAGAGCATGGCTATTTTATAGATAAATCCTTCATTCATGCCGAAAGACAGAACAAACTGTTTTTGTCCGAAAACTTCTTACTTTGAAGGTTTTCATCCTTCCTCCTCGTAACACTGAAGCAGAAAAGCGTCTCACTGAGTCTGCCTTATGCTTGTGTTAGCTcagtatgttttacacatggCAGATATCAGGCGGATGTATATAACACTCATGCGGCTCTTTCCAAAAAGGGGATGTCTCACTGTCTGAAGTTACCACCCACGTTTTTAGAGTAAAGAGAATGGCATTAGGATACACTCTACGTTAGAGTTATCAGCACCCACGGCCCTCCTCAGAGGTAAGACAGTGGCTGACATCGGCACAACGGCATGTTGGGCATCTCCAAGCCTTTTTTCATCTGCTTTCATTGCACAATGTGTCCCCATCGGTCACTCTGTCTTATCAACACTTAACGTTGCATGAATTAATGATGATCTTACTTATCGAGCATCTTCAGGAACAaagaaatcttcacgactgcgaaTGCGCAAACCCAATAGCAACCGCTCTAAGAGGGCTATAACTATACTCACAGAATCTGGAGTTATAATACGTAACTATCATTGCTATGTGTGtatcaatacattttaagagataatcatttgtaattgttACATTAAGAAAATTAAATCCCTCACTCAATACTTCCTGCAATCCTGGTTCTAAATTAAAGGGGTGATAAAATGCAAAACCGATTTTACCTCTTTATATGTGAATAACAACAGTTCGGTTGACGGGCATGGCTGATGTTTCTCTGTAAGGAGATCCCTGTGAAGTTCCACACTCAATTATTAATTTGGTCGAACCATTTCAgcaaagacagttttcaaaactttggacAATGGAAGGAAGGATTTGCCAAACCGCAGTTGCTGAAAAAAGGGTCTGTTCCAACTTTGTGTTCATCACAACCGTAAACTGTATGTATGATTTTGTCGATAACAGTAATattagcaatgctaacgtaCCCTGTAGCTAGCATAGGCGGAATGTGTGTTGATCAACTGTATTGGCAAAGGGGCTAACGTTTCATTTTCCTAACTGTGTTTCATTCGAATAAATACCCTGTGTTGTCACGTAGCTACAACTAAAGTTCACGATGCATGTTTGTACTCTTTGTCAGgtcaatttttatttcatttcaacaaGAACTGCAGCTGAGTAGAATCATGATAGTTTGGTTGCTAGCAAAGCTGTAATGTTATTctcttagctagctagctatgtcaATCCCGTTTGCTTCAACAACAGAGCTAGAAACGTTATCATTTCAAATGATATCTAGTCAATCTCGTgtaaacagtgtgtgtataggctgcaatatatttatttgcacttttgtttttatttcctcgAACATCACAATAACTACAACACACAGAAGATGcagcatgtcaaaaagatgCTCCACGTGTGGCATCTTGGGGGACACAACTGTCTTAAATGACATTAAGACCTCACATACAAAGCAAAGGTAACCTTTCTAATTATTCTTACAAAACCAGATGCCTCATGCtgtttgtgtagcattgtgACTGGGTGGCATTTAGCAGAGCAGAATGTTACCATGATGATGACTGAGTAGCtacttttttcaaatatatgaGCCATTCACAACACATTAATCAATTGCATTTACTTTTGTGGGAGAGGCTGGGGAAAATAATTTGGacaatatgtgtgaatgtgtttgtatacaaaagaaaagtgtgtgtacataaaCTCACCTATAGGAGTTTTAGGAACatcatactaatactgtgtttgactcCCTTTTGTCTTcggaactgccttaattctatgTGGCATTGAAAGcatgctgaaagcattctttagaaatgttggcccatattgataggatagcatcttgaagttgatggagatttgtgggatgtacatccagggcacgaagctcccgttccaccacatcccaaagatgctctattgggttgggatctggtgactggggggcattttagtacagtgaactcattgtcatgttcaagaaaccaattttaaatgattaaagctttgtgacatggtgcattatcctgctggaagtagccatcagaggttGGGTACATGgtggtcataaagggatggacatgatCAGAAACTatgctcaggtaggctgtggcatttaaacaatgcccgattggcactaaggggactaaagtgtgccaagaaaacatcccccacaccattacaccaccaccaccagcccgcacagtggtaacaaggcaggATGGATCTATGTTCTCATTATGTTTACgtcaaattctgactctaccatctgaatgtctcaacagaaattgagactcatcagaccaggcaaaatttttccagtcttcaacggTCCAATTCTGGTGCGATCTGGCAAATTGTAGCTTCTTATTCCTCtatgtagtggagatgagtggtacccggtggggtctttggctgttgtagcccatcagcctcaaggttgtgcatgttgtggcttcacaaatgcttttctgcatacctcggttgtaacgagtggttattttagtcaaagttgctcttctatcagcttgaatcagtcagCCCATtttcctctgacctctagcatcaacaaggcatttttgtccacaggactgccgcatactggatgtttttcccttttcacacaattctttgtaaaccctagaaatggttgtgtgtgaaaatcccagcaactgagcagattgtgatatactcagaccggcccgtctggcaccaacaaccatgccacgctcaaaattgcttaaatcactttctttcccattctgacattcagtttggagttcaggagattgtcttgaccaggaccacacccctaaatgcattgaaNNNNNNNNNNNNNNNNNNNNNNNNNNNNNNNNNNNNNNNNNNNNNNNNNNNNNNNNNNNNNNNNNNNNNNNNNNNNNNNNNNNNNNNNNNNNNNNNNNNNatatatatacatacagtacattggcTTAATTTAGTGTTTGAAAAGTTCCCAAGCTCTATAGAAATGTCTAATCATGTgagacagttttattttgtttatcagGAAACAGAGTAAATGTCATTTGGTAAAGAACACAGTCCAAATGTGATGCCATATTTTAATAACTAAagttgcatttgaaaatctatGATTGTTTGCAAGTGCATAATGCATATTGTCTGTCTCACACTGCTACAGGAAACTTTGAGAAGACCTGGCCTACTGTGACTAGAATGCTGTGCCATCGGTGTCCTGATGTCCTTGATCTTTTTGATGCTCTCCTGACCATCCCTGCAACTACGGCTGACTGTGAAAGAGGGTTCAGTGTTATGAAGCAGGTAAAGAGTGACTGACGCTCCCGCCTATAAGGGAAAACCCTGTCTGACCTCCTTAAAACCCAATTGTGCTCACCTGACCTCAAAGACTCTGATCCAACCAAAGCCATTGAGATCTGGCATGCTGACAGTTTGCGCTCACGCAGGCCTGACTTTGTGCTCAAACATGGAACAAAAGGAACAGAGGGTGGCTCAGATTCTGATGGCACAACCTCTGAAGAAGACGTGCTCTAAAGACATACGATTctaatgatagatagatagatatatagatagatagatagatagatagatagatagatagatagatagatagatagatagatagatagatagatagatagatagatagatagatcctaaacttgtaatgaaatgttggcactttctgtgtatgttttgttgtatgtattgtactttatatgtatttttcatgccaacaatgttaataaaatgaacaaatgcaTTCAGCACTCATAATTGCTCTTATTTTCCCCGGACAAAAATTGGCTAGTGGtagttctgattggctggtaactTTAGAAAGTCACCAGTTAATTTAAAACACTGCCTGCAATACTTAAATATATAGTAGCCAAGTAGTGTATTTTGTAACTACCACTATCTTAAAGATATACTGAATATTCTTCAgttaaaatttaataaaaaagactaTTTCAACTTAACTTGTTTCTATAATTGTGACAATTTAAACACAGCCTAccataaaaagagagaaagttgtTCTTATAGTAGGACTTGTTATATTGTAATGCAACACATTCTCCTTTATTTTCcataacatttcaaatgtagGAAAGTAGGTCACTTTCTTAAGGTCAAATATCAATTAAACTTGATCTGTCCACTTCGTCACAATCCTCTTGTAATCTTGTTTTGCCAATTTGTCAATAAACTGAGGGAGGTATAAAACAGACAACTGGACAATGTAAGCTTTGGGAGGCGGCTTACACCACTAGTGACTACTGTGCGACTGTGTACACTATTGCTACTATCCTTCGGTTTTAGCCTGAGCAAAGAAGGTAACTGAAAATGGCTTGGGAAGGAGGATTCCAGCCAAATGGCACAGAAGGCAAGAACTTCTACATCCCTATGTCCAATAAAACTGGGGTTGTTAGAAATCCTTTCGAATACGAACAGTATTATATGGCAGATCCCATCATCTTCAAGCTTCAGGCTTTATACATGTTCCTCTTGTTTTGCACTGGAATGCCCATAAACGGTCTTACATTGTATGTAACGGCTACGAACAAGAAGCTCCGGCAACCTCTTAACTACATCCTGGTCAACCTTGCTGTGGCTGGACTGATGATGTGCATTTTCGGATTCACTATCACCATCATATCTGCTCTCTACGGCTACTTTATTCTCGGAGCCTTTTTCTGCGCTCTAGAGGGATTCTTGGCCACACTTGGAGGTAAGAATGGCGAATCAGGAAAAACCTTCAGTTTGTCTTcaatgtgtttgaaaaaaaaattgcataatACGAATTAATCTATACCTTTTTTCTGCAGGTGAAGTTTCTCTATGGTCCCTTGTAGTCCTGGCTGTTGAGAGATACGTTGTCGTCTGCAAACCCATGGGAAGCTTCAAGTTCAGTGGAAGCCATGCAGGAGCTGGAGTGCTTTTCACCTGGATCATGGCTTTAGCATGTGCTGGACCCCCACTGGTTGGCTGGTCTAGGTAAtgtacacatttcttttcttttaccttaGATTTTAAGTTAATATGACTTTGTATTTTAAACGGGTATGCAAAAATGTCtatttctccatccatccatccatctt
The Etheostoma cragini isolate CJK2018 chromosome 4, CSU_Ecrag_1.0, whole genome shotgun sequence genome window above contains:
- the LOC117944064 gene encoding green-sensitive opsin-like, translating into MAWEGGFQPNGTEGKNFYIPMSNKTGVVRNPFEYEQYYMADPIIFKLQALYMFLLFCTGMPINGLTLYVTATNKKLRQPLNYILVNLAVAGLMMCIFGFTITIISALYGYFILGAFFCALEGFLATLGGEVSLWSLVVLAVERYVVVCKPMGSFKFSGSHAGAGVLFTWIMALACAGPPLVGWSRYIPEGLQCSCGPDYYTLAPGFNNESYVMYMFAVHFFLPVSIIFFSYGCLVLTVKAAAAKQQESESTQKAEREVTRMCFLMVMGFLVAWVPYASFAGWIFLNKGAYFSPLTAAIPAFFAKSSALYNPIIYVLLNKQFRNCMLRTIGMGGSVEDETSVSASKTEVSSVS